Genomic DNA from Prunus persica cultivar Lovell chromosome G1, Prunus_persica_NCBIv2, whole genome shotgun sequence:
AAGCGATTTGCATCTCTCAATACAATTTCTCGTTGAAAAACCTTTGATATGTATTTGACTGCATTATGGCAATCTCCACGAACTCTAAGGTTTTTAGTCACCCGAATGGTGGCAGATGAAGGAGTGCTTATCAGTCCATAAGCTATGGCTAGCTTCTCACTGTGGTACTAGAGAGTACGCTCTTTCTACTCTTCTTCAATATCAACCAGTGCAAACCCTGTATCCGGGACGTACCCTTCTTCGCCGATCTGTTTCATCAAGTCCTCCACCTTGTCATGTATCTGATCAGCTTGTGGATGGGATTTATCGTCTACCACGAACAAATGTACCTTGTTCTTTACATTTATCCAGCTGAAACCTGGTTCTTTCTTTACCTTCTGCCTCTCCATCATTGTTCTAGCATCACTCACAACATCCCACTGGTTGGCAGCAGCATAGATGTTGGATAAAAGAACGTAGGCGGATGAGTCAGATGGCTCCATGGCCAAGAGCTGTGCTGCTACTCGTTTTCCGGTTTCTGTGTCCCCTTTAATCCTGCAAGCACCAAGCAGGGCTCCGTACATTGAAGCAGAAGCTTCAAAGGGCATTGATGCTATCAGCTTTTCTGCCTCTTGAACACGCCCTGCACGGCCAAGGGCATCCACTAGGCAAGAGTAATGCTCAATCTCAGGTTCAACGCCGTAATCCTTTTGCATTGAAGAAAAATGCTCATAAGCTTCAGAAACTAAACCAGAATGGCTACATGCCGAAAGGACTCCAATGAAAGTAACTCTATCAGGCTCAACGTTCTTAGATTTCATGACTCTGAAAAGATTTAGTGCTTCTTCAGCATTTCCATGCTGAGCTAAACCCACCAACATGGCATTCCACAGGGCAATGTTCCTAACATCCATCCTTCTGAATAAACAATACGCATCTTCTATGTTACCACACTTAGCATACATGTCAACAAGTGATGTCGCAACAAAAGGGTCCAAGGAACAATCCAACTTTATGACATCTGCATGTATCTGTTTCCCTTGTTCCAATGCTGTCAGACAAGAGCTGGCTTTGACAAGGGTAGCAAAGGTATACTCATCAGGCTGAACTCCCGACTGCCTCATCTGATGGTATATATAAAGAGAGCGCCCTTCATCTCCATTTTCTACGCAGCCTGAGATCATAGTTGTCCATGCAACATCATCAGGTGCAGGGATGCCATTGAAAATTCCGTGTGCACTTCGCATGTCTCCACATTTAATATACATATCTAGAATACCGCTATTAACAAAGAGATCTGAAGAAAACCCTGTTTTTATGGCATGAGCATGAATTTGCTTCCCTGGATTCAAAGCTACCAGGCTACTAGTTGCCTTAGCCACAGTCGCCAAAGTAATTTCATCTGCCCTCTGTCCACTTTCATGCATCATCCTCATAAGTTTCAATGCTTTGTGACTGTCATTACTCATTATGTACCCAAACATCATTGCATTCCAAGATGCCAGGTTGAATTTAAGTTTGTTTTCAAAAAGGATCTCCGCCTCCTCCATCTTTCCAGTTCTAGAATAAACATCAATAAGAGCCGTTGAAACAAAACGGTCAGCGACAATACCAGATTTTATAGCATGAACATGAATCTGTTTACTGACATACAACCCTCCTTCAAGTGAGGAGCAAGCCCTTAAAACACTTGCAGTAGTAAATTGATCAGGTCTTAGACCATCACGTAATATGCCTATAAATAAAATCACCGATTCCTCTCCTAAACCACTTTGCACACAACATGATATCATTGAGTTCCAACTAATTAAGTCCACTTCTTTCATGTTATTGAACACTTTTCTCGCATAATAAACAGAACGAGCCTTTGAATACACGTTGATAAGGCTATTTGCAACAGAAACAACAGAATCAAACCCTGATCTCAAAGCAGCACTGTGAATCTGTTTCCCCAACTCCAAACCACTTACACCTGCAACTGCAGATAGAATAACAACTAATGTCACACTGTCAAACTCTACTTTCAATCTAACCGTATTTCTAAAACAGTCTATAGCAGCCCAATTTTCACCAGCTTGAACATAATCGGACAATTTCTTGTTCCACAAATATATGTCTGACTTAGTAACTTCGTAACTGAACAATTTAATATCATCGTAACGAAACAATTTCACTGCATATGCTTGAACCTGCTCCATGTTCCTCTTGCCTtcataaaaatcaaatttggcAATCCCACTAAGAACAGAACGCACACTGACATCATCAGGACGTAATCCACTCAGGTGAAacgcagagaagagagaaagtcCTTCTTTCTCAAGACCAATCTCCATATAGGCCTTGAGCATTGTATTCCACAACACCACATCCCTTTCCTCCATCCCATCAAACAATGCACGAGCCTCTTTAATCCGTCCAAGTTTGGAATATATATTCATAAGTGCACCAGAAACAAACACATCCCATTCCAATCCGATTTTAACAGCATAACCATGAACAGCCTCCGAAGCCCATACATTCCCTGAGAGCAAGCACAGCTTTAAAACCGGCGCCAAAGTGAGTCTACTAGTAAAAACGACAGACCCGCGAAGACTGCGGAAAAGGGTAAGACCCTCTTGAACATTGTCAACATCAGAGCCCGCTGCTTGCGCATAGGCTGCTAGAATGGAGTTCCAGGTGACAAGGTCCCGGCCGGGCGTTTTATCGAACAGGCGGCGTGCGCATGGAAGCGACCTGCATTTGGAGTACATGGTAATGAGGTTGTTGGTCAAAAAATGATCGGGGTCGTTGCCGGAGGTTATGATAAGCGCATGCACACGCTTGCCGAGCTGCAAATCCATGGTGGTAATTGCGGTGCGGATGACGGAGAACCattgagaagaggaagaagatgaggacGAAGATGGTGAGATATGAGTAGACTTAGAGATGGGATAGGAGAGAGATGAGAAGTTGAAGAGAGGGAAAAGAGTTCGTAAGTATGAAGTGTTGTTGGTAGAGAGGAAAATGGATTTGGGTCGGAGGTTGGCTTGCAACTGCATTATTATTTCTTGGGTGCATTGTCTGTTTTCCCCTCCAAAACTCAAGATTCTGGTACTCGTACTTCGGATTCGGAACACATAATGACCGGTTTCAGCGTGAGTTTAAAATCTCAAGTATTCATTTCATTTTAGGAGGCATGTTGTGCTTGGTTAAATTTTTCAAGCTGTACAAATTGCCCAGGATCAGATTCAaccttgaaaatgttggaaagATTAGGCCAGTTGGGCGGGAGGAGTGTACACTCCTCGTTGCATTCGACTCCAAGCTCCCTCTCCTCATAGATTAGACTACTTTAGACCATTGCTTCTTGATTGTTAATTGTAACATGATTCATAAAGTTGGTTGAGTTGAACAATAAGCCAAAAAAAGTAAGAATTGGACAAGAGGGTCTCCAGTTAACTGTGTTATGGTATAGTCTGCCTGATCAAGATCATAGTTAAGAGATCTCTAAAACATGAAGTTACATCTGATTGGCTCAGGGTGTAATTTGCAAGGTGAATTGTTCTATCATGTAATTCAATTCTATCAGTTACATCTGAGAATCAAAAAaggaatttaaaaagaaataaaatttaaggtacaaaattaacaaaaaaagaaaagaaaaaaagttgcaAGACAACTTCTAATGAAGGATCATTTTTGGCTACTGAAATGTAATCCCTCGGTCAACTGGTCGAACTTAACGATACACTTGTtcccttttctcttttgggtgTTTTTCCCTCTAACTTCCCAAtacttctctccttttttttttccttttttcagaCTTGGACTAAACTTGATTTCTTCCCATATACAGGTACAAGAATGGCTACGATGACTATGCCTTCACGGACTGTGCTGTGTTAAAAACCTCATATACCTCACACTGTCATCTTCCTGGCTCAGTATAACAGAATTCGAAGCAGCCCTGGCTGTGGCTCAGTGTAGTCAAGGccttcttcttcaagaagGTATCGCTGTACAGCAACGGGGAGCCTTGCCGGTGTGCGAGAACCCCTGGTGTGGTGGCCGGTTCCAACACAAATATAAACCAGAAGACCTGGGTCTCCTGCTCTGGCAGTGCTCCTCAACACGCTCAGCTCATGCTTCAGGACATGAAGGGCTTCACTTACGTGCAGCCCGTGCAGGTCTATCATCCTCTCTTGTGCTCTCCCATTGCCCTGCATCTCTGGAGCAACTGGGTTCCTGTGTTTTTAGAAAGAGTAGAGACAAGAAGAAAGGCAACAAATAAGttatcaaagaaagaaaacaaaaacatgaaaacTAAGGTTATCGGGGGCAAATGCCAAAATTAGTCAACAGTGTTGAGTCTGTTATCAAACTCATGCTCTGTATGAGTAAGTAGCACTCTGTTCAACATACGTTGTCTCAGACATGCCCAGAACAGAAGGCAGCAGCAATGGTTATCTAGAAGCATTCTCAGATCAAATCTCTCTAAGTTCAAAAGATGCTAATCAGTCAAATTAGCTTCATTTATTCCCTTCAAGATAAAATGGATTTCTGGTAggcagaggaaaaaaaaatccaatcttaTCATTGCATAATAAAATCAACTTATCAGGAGTCTCTGTGCGTTTGttagatagagagagaatttcAAGCAACACGGgggaaaatcaaaatttcatagTGGAACAGACAAATGCCTTTCCAAAAGACATAACACACAAATGCCTTTCCAAAAGACAACATGAAGCCATCCCCTTGG
This window encodes:
- the LOC18792742 gene encoding LOW QUALITY PROTEIN: pentatricopeptide repeat-containing protein At4g33170 (The sequence of the model RefSeq protein was modified relative to this genomic sequence to represent the inferred CDS: substituted 2 bases at 2 genomic stop codons), encoding MSLSKKGTFTNDTRLSTANKATALNPNAAEFVPFSLRSPSSGSTSTGQAATKFSSTGTFGKAVLDRTESSASNNSDEEAHQYWRHQLPDDITPDFKVMGEVESQGLGNLSLAGLSLHDDAEATQFPASTGSGYLLNESHINGNNFSEKLRASAPPFGDDLSSASFLHMSPKPWDKQIVNSNQLISNGQEGSPYDGFSRQGFMNDMFSEHAVVDDTDINPAEFLASQFPGFSAQSLAEVYFANGCDLNLTIEMLTQLELQVDGGFNENLNSKTVSSPDLSSMDFPALTPTDGQHSHPKYGDDDLQQSGNPYRSSDKDNMLFFKSSSSIPSRGAIDFASAVRKLAAQDSGGWKFERNGSPEAAIGSSRRSQLPSTYNTGHGRGIYGDRSQNRGSARTAPVWLETGDAVANMYSDVRDEARDHARLRNAYFEQARQAYLIGNKALAKELSVKGQLHNMHMKEAHGKAQESIYRQRNPVAPEMQGNGRAQERMIDLHGLHVSEALHVLKHELSVLRSTARAGDPGLLVYICVGTGHHTRGSRTPARLPVAVQRYLLEEEGLDYTEPQPGLLRILLYVTDRIELHDRTIHLANYTLSQSDHAETGHYVFRIRSTSTRILSFGGENRQCTQEIIMQLQANLRPKSIFLSTNNTSYLRTLFPLFNFSSLSYPISKSTHISPSSSSSSSSSQWFSVIRTAITTMDLQLGKRVHALIITSGNDPDHFLTNNLITMYSKCRSLPCARRLFDKTPGRDLVTWNSILAAYAQAAGSDVDNVQEGLTLFRSLRGSVVFTSRLTLAPVLKLCLLSGNVWASEAVHGYAVKIGLEWDVFVSGALMNIYSKLGRIKEARALFDGMEERDVVLWNTMLKAYMEIGLEKEGLSLFSAFHLSGLRPDDVSVRSVLSGIAKFDFYEGKRNMEQVQAYAVKLFRYDDIKLFSYEVTKSDIYLWNKKLSDYVQAGENWAAIDCFRNTVRLKVEFDSVTLVVILSAVAGVSGLELGKQIHSAALRSGFDSVVSVANSLINVYSKARSVYYARKVFNNMKEVDLISWNSMISCCVQSGLGEESVILFIGILRDGLRPDQFTTASVLRACSSLEGGLYVSKQIHVHAIKSGIVADRFVSTALIDVYSRTGKMEEAEILFENKLKFNLASWNAMMFGYIMSNDSHKALKLMRMMHESGQRADEITLATVAKATSSLVALNPGKQIHAHAIKTGFSSDLFVNSGILDMYIKCGDMRSAHGIFNGIPAPDDVAWTTMISGCVENGDEGRSLYIYHQMRQSGVQPDEYTFATLVKASSCLTALEQGKQIHADVIKLDCSLDPFVATSLVDMYAKCGNIEDAYCLFRRMDVRNIALWNAMLVGLAQHGNAEEALNLFRVMKSKNVEPDRVTFIGVLSACSHSGLVSEAYEHFSSMQKDYGVEPEIEHYSCLVDALGRAGRVQEAEKLIASMPFEASASMYGALLGACRIKGDTETGKRVAAQLLAMEPSDSSAYVLLSNIYAAANQWDVVSDARTMMERQKVKKEPGFSWINVKNKVHLFVVDDKSHPQADQIHDKVEDLMKQIGEEGYVPDTGFALVDIEEEXKERTLXYHSEKLAIAYGLISTPSSATIRVTKNLRVRGDCHNAVKYISKVFQREIVLRDANRFHRFRDGSCSCGDYWGHFSIPCNSIGL